One region of Pagrus major chromosome 7, Pma_NU_1.0 genomic DNA includes:
- the LOC140999211 gene encoding probable glutamate receptor, which produces MKGCMSLVVCLAALTACSITADAKDLSITTIKDDPYTMSRGPELEGYCIDLLAMLSKKLGFKYKLHLVKDNRYGVMDSSGNWQGMIGEIIRGEADLAVAPLTLTAVREQFVDMTTPFMQTGIGFILRKDLASEESTFSLMSPFSTDMWVGVLIAFLLTGLCMFFVGRVSPAEWAEPDTEEHNFTLLHSFWYITGALTLQGAGPHPKALSGRLISAIWWLFAILLLACYFGNFNSVLHSNNKHISIMSFEDLANQDLIDYGTLESGSTMMFFKYSNNPVYRRIYQHMERKKSYVQSMEEGVRRTQEGNFAFIGEAVSLDLAVARYCKLTRSQEVIGMRGYAIAAPLGSPLVKNLTIAILQLSESGELTYLRDKWWASSCMGADRAQTSEALQPNDLRGLFVLLGLGLAVGLLLALIELLSRARNQAKDGKKSCCSVLTSELNRRFGSGGESAEQDSLDKNKA; this is translated from the exons ATGAAAGGCTGCATGTCTTTGGTCGTCTGTCTGGCAGCCCTGACTGCTTGTAGCATCACCGCAG ACGCCAAGGACTTATCCATCACGACTATAAAG GATGACCCATACACCATGAGCAGAGGCCCTGAGCTGGAGGGCTACTGTATCGACCTGCTCGCTATGCTCTCCAAGAAGCTGGGATTCAAGTACAAACTGCACCTGGTGAAAGACAACCGCTACGGAGTTATGGACTCTAGCGGCAACTGGCAGGGCATGATTGGCGAGATCATCAGAGGG GAGGCTGACCTGGCCGTGGCCCCGCTGACCCTCACTGCAGTCAGAGAGCAGTTTGTGGATATGACCACCCCCTTCATGCAAACAGGAATCGGCTTCATCCTGCGCAAAGATCTGGCCTCTGAGGAGAGCACCTTTAGTCTTATGTCACCCTTCTCCACTGACATGTGGGTGGGTGTCCTCATCGCATTCCTGCTAACGGGTCTCTGTATGTTCTTCGTCGGTCG GGTCAGTCCCGCTGAATGGGCTGAGCCGGACACAGAGGAGCACAACTTCACATTGCTGCACAGCTTCTGGTACATCACAGGAGCTCTCACCCTTCaag GTGCTGGTCCTCACCCCAAGGCCCTGTCTGGACGGCTAATCAGCGCCATCTGGTGGCTGTTTGCTATACTGCTGCTGGCCTGCTACTTTGGCAACTTCAACTCCGTGTTGCActccaacaacaaacacatctcCATCATGAGTTTTGAAGACCTCGCCAACCAGGACCTGATTGATTACGGCACATTGGAGTCTGGATCCACCATGATGTTCTTTAAG TATTCCAACAACCCTGTGTACCGCCGTATCTACCAGCACATGGAGCGTAAGAAGAGCTACGTGCAGAGCATGGAGGAGGGTGTTCGCCGCACCCAGGAGGGAAACTTTGCCTTCATCGGTGAAGCAGTGTCCTTGGACTTGGCAGTGGCTCGCTACTGTAAATTGACCCGTTCACAGGAAGTCATTGGTATGAGAGGCTACGCCATCGCAGCACCTCTGG GTTCCCCACTGGTCAAAAACCTAACCATCGCCATCCTCCAGCTAAGTGAGTCCGGAGAGCTGACGTACCTGCGAGACAAGTGGTGGGCCAGCAGCTGTATGGGTGCTGATAGAGCCCAAACCTCTGAGGCCCTGCAGCCCAATGATCTTCGGGGTCTCTTTGTCCTCCTGGGCCTGGGATTGGCTGTCGGGCTCCTGCTGGCCCTCATCGAGCTCCTATCAAGGGCTCGCAACCAAGCTAAGGATGGCAAG AAATCGTGCTGCTCGGTGTTGACATCAGAGCTGAACCGACGGTTTGGCAGCGGAGGGGAGAGCGCAGAGCAAGACAGcttagacaaaaacaaagcctAA